In Symmachiella dynata, the following are encoded in one genomic region:
- a CDS encoding DUF1598 domain-containing protein: MNRARTAQQHRTSTGSFPRRDTQASYARKSRRRNRGSLIAACTLTLVFIVTSIGIASRWMNRPAATAATGHPTATKTAPNIAAAEVQTPQPADLPAVTAAAIASLDVAAEELPTEVAAVAPAYQPVFPDVVIPVAAASASGATPVATREFGPPAPPAGGSGADFDSLIDLITTTVEPDGWEEVGGPGTVSSFETGVRADPHSQLDQMARVDHDPSLQNLAAQSAPAAAPVDVTQGSSLRIVSLPRLERIVARYREADAPLPDDVRYLAGLTAVRYVFVYPEQGDVVIAGPAELWQLDDDGRALGVDSGRPVLQLDDLVTLLRVFAPSGNGSFGCSINPREANLKQLKQFVEASQAAGPLRPGARNGWLRELRDHMGLQDVQIYGVPRESHVAQVIFDADYRMKLIGIGKLDGGPNVPSIFSLLRRNDDIQGVPLAALRWWLTMKYEAVLHSPQRDAFEIRGSSVLVQSENQFVTAQGRRIQTGKAEPINREFAENFTKHYDEIAEQYKVFAELQNLFDMAMAVAICQRDGLYESVGWDMGSFAPGGAHQVAQVETPTEIESVINHRVYGGRDIVVQVAGGVVGNVRKIVNDRSLQVESQELARPRKQATLDVATSAHWWWDAAP; this comes from the coding sequence ATGAACCGTGCGCGCACAGCGCAGCAACACCGGACGTCGACCGGATCTTTCCCTCGACGAGACACCCAAGCTTCCTACGCGCGGAAATCGCGTCGACGCAACCGCGGCTCCTTGATCGCGGCGTGCACGCTGACGTTGGTTTTCATAGTCACCTCGATTGGAATCGCATCACGCTGGATGAACCGCCCGGCGGCAACTGCTGCGACGGGCCACCCCACGGCGACTAAAACGGCTCCAAACATCGCTGCAGCGGAGGTGCAAACTCCGCAACCGGCGGACTTACCTGCAGTCACAGCGGCCGCGATTGCGAGCCTGGATGTAGCGGCCGAAGAACTTCCCACCGAAGTGGCCGCTGTCGCGCCGGCCTATCAACCGGTTTTCCCCGATGTGGTCATACCGGTGGCAGCAGCATCGGCGTCGGGAGCAACGCCCGTCGCGACGCGAGAATTCGGACCACCGGCCCCACCTGCCGGGGGATCAGGCGCGGATTTTGATTCGCTGATCGATTTGATCACCACCACGGTCGAGCCGGATGGCTGGGAAGAGGTCGGAGGCCCCGGCACAGTTTCCTCCTTCGAGACCGGTGTCCGCGCCGATCCGCACAGCCAACTCGACCAAATGGCCCGCGTGGATCACGACCCCAGTTTGCAAAACTTGGCGGCGCAATCCGCGCCGGCCGCTGCACCTGTGGACGTCACCCAGGGAAGTTCGTTGCGGATCGTCTCATTGCCGAGACTAGAACGCATTGTCGCCCGCTATCGCGAAGCCGACGCGCCGCTGCCGGACGATGTGCGGTACTTGGCCGGATTGACGGCTGTGCGGTATGTCTTTGTCTATCCCGAACAGGGCGACGTGGTGATCGCCGGCCCCGCTGAGTTGTGGCAACTGGACGACGACGGCCGCGCACTGGGCGTCGATTCCGGACGGCCGGTGTTACAACTCGATGATCTGGTCACACTGCTCCGCGTCTTTGCTCCGTCGGGCAATGGTAGTTTCGGCTGCTCCATCAATCCCCGCGAAGCCAACTTGAAACAGTTAAAGCAATTCGTCGAAGCCTCGCAGGCGGCCGGTCCGTTGCGCCCTGGAGCGCGGAATGGTTGGCTCCGCGAACTGCGCGATCACATGGGCCTGCAGGACGTACAAATCTACGGCGTGCCCCGCGAGTCGCACGTCGCCCAAGTGATCTTCGACGCCGATTATCGGATGAAATTGATCGGCATCGGCAAATTAGACGGCGGGCCGAACGTCCCCAGCATCTTCTCGCTGTTGCGACGCAATGATGATATCCAGGGCGTTCCCCTGGCAGCGCTCCGTTGGTGGCTGACCATGAAATACGAAGCCGTGCTGCACAGTCCGCAGCGCGACGCATTCGAAATCCGCGGTTCATCCGTCTTGGTCCAGTCCGAAAACCAATTCGTGACCGCTCAAGGCCGGCGGATCCAGACCGGCAAAGCGGAACCGATCAACCGGGAATTTGCCGAGAACTTTACGAAGCACTACGACGAGATTGCCGAGCAATACAAGGTCTTCGCCGAATTGCAAAACCTGTTTGACATGGCGATGGCAGTTGCGATTTGTCAACGCGACGGTCTGTATGAATCCGTCGGCTGGGATATGGGCAGCTTCGCCCCCGGCGGAGCACATCAAGTCGCACAGGTCGAGACGCCGACGGAGATCGAGTCGGTCATCAATCATCGCGTCTACGGTGGACGCGACATCGTCGTGCAGGTCGCTGGCGGGGTCGTTGGCAATGTGCGGAAAATCGTCAACGACCGGTCACTGCAGGTCGAATCACAAGAACTGGCTCGCCCCCGCAAACAAGCCACGCTCGACGTAGCCACCTCCGCTCACTGGTGGTGGGACGCCGCTCCCTAA